DNA sequence from the Butyricimonas faecalis genome:
GTAAGACACATTTATTAAAAAAACGGAGTACAAAGGTTCTTATTATTTTTTATGAAAAAATTTCAGATACCTTCCTGTAAATACTCGATAAGCAATAAAATGGGGATCAATTTCTCACGCAACATACGATAGGCTCGCTGCACTTGAGTCTTTACCGTCGTCTCGGCAATATTCAATTGGTTGGCAATTTCTTTATTCTTCTTTCCCTCTACCACTTTCAACAAGATAATTTCTCTACATTTATCAGGTAACGAATCCAAAGCTTCCTGTAGACGTTGTTGAATCTCTTCATCAATAACCACGTCTTCTGTGCCTGAAAAAAGTTGGGCTTCAAATAATTTATTGTTATGTTCGTCTCTAATCTTCCGATCCCGCAAAATATTCAAACAACGATTTCGCACGGAAGTAAACAAATAAGATTTTATTGAAGTCGTCACGTGCAATGCCTCGGAGTGATCCCACAAATGGAAAAATAAATCCTGCACTAAATCCCTTGCCTCTTCTTCATCGTACAAATAGCTTTCGGCAAATAGTACTATTTTGGTAAAATAATACTCATAGAGGAATCTAAACGCCTCTTTATCATGCTTCTTTATTCGATCTAAAATCAAATTCTCTTCGATATCCATGAGTATATTTTCAGATTATCCGGACAAATTTATGTAAGAAAATCGAATTATAGCACCCACTCACGAGAATAAAAAGAAAATTAATATGGCCAAACCTTCCCCTAATTCTTCCCTCACGAATGCATAAGCCCGTTTTTTCTGGGTTTTTACAGAATTCTCACTAACCCCCAATTGCGCGGCAATCTCTTTTACCTTACAGCCCTCCATGCTCATAAATAGAACCTGCCGCTGCTGATCGGATAATTTATCCACAGCACTGTAAAATTTATTCACGACATCCTCCTCCACCGCACATTCTATCACAAGTTCTTCTTGATTCTCAAGAAGTTCACTTCCCCACTTTTCATATAATTCTTGCACAAATCCTCGGTCTCTTACCGAATTTAGGGCTCTGGTATACACCATGCGGTACAGATAACCGACCAGCGAAGGCACGTCAGGAAATTGAGTCCCGGAATCCCATATCTTAATAAAACAATCTTGAACAATATCTTCGGCGGCAGCATCATCTTTCACAATTCTCGATGCATAGTTACACATCGCAGGATAGTATTTCCGGTACATTTCCCGC
Encoded proteins:
- a CDS encoding RNA polymerase sigma-70 factor; this encodes MDIEENLILDRIKKHDKEAFRFLYEYYFTKIVLFAESYLYDEEEARDLVQDLFFHLWDHSEALHVTTSIKSYLFTSVRNRCLNILRDRKIRDEHNNKLFEAQLFSGTEDVVIDEEIQQRLQEALDSLPDKCREIILLKVVEGKKNKEIANQLNIAETTVKTQVQRAYRMLREKLIPILLLIEYLQEGI
- a CDS encoding RNA polymerase sigma factor codes for the protein MDVDRFIESVNKKREGAWREMYRKYYPAMCNYASRIVKDDAAAEDIVQDCFIKIWDSGTQFPDVPSLVGYLYRMVYTRALNSVRDRGFVQELYEKWGSELLENQEELVIECAVEEDVVNKFYSAVDKLSDQQRQVLFMSMEGCKVKEIAAQLGVSENSVKTQKKRAYAFVREELGEGLAILIFFLFS